From one Brevibacterium sp. 'Marine' genomic stretch:
- the secD gene encoding protein translocase subunit SecD has product MSDIEEKPRPGLRFLWLTIITVVLAAIIAGGVIWSNATTTPKLALDLEGGTSIILEPQVSEGTDISKEQLDQAVAIIRQRVDSTGVSEAEITTQGDRNIVVNLPGNPDEETRNLVRSSAQLVFRRVALVGDPRSQEQIQKEQEKSGEESGADDGLSDEERKRLEDLTGADSQGDGQGEDQAPSGGGDVVEAGGSATKTDESTEETKSSESASKDAEKSGEGSGSSEGSKVTDSTPRPLFDPEKDASEWQTDAIIKEYTELDCTNKKNRTGGQQQPSDEPVVSCSEDGQAKYILGPVELSGDHLADANAGYAAGANGVQTNNPAVNLSFDSTGREIFKQITSDITGKQQPYNQFAIELDGLVLSAPSSNAVITDGNAQITGNFTLDEAQTLANQLKNGSLPLSFQVQSEDQISPTLGSNYLKIGLLTGLVGLLLVVVYSLLQYRVLGLVTVSSLVVAGVLTYLLLLLASWRYGYRLSLAGVAGIIIGIGMAADSFIVYFERVRDELRSGRNLLSAVEVGWDRAKRTIYASKAVNMLAAVILYILAVGSVRGFAFTLGLTVIIDVLIVFLFTHPMLQFLARTKFFGEGHPMSGMDPRLLGVKPAAYRGALNLSIDDQDKSPEAKRREKARLRKAGMTAEDGSDTTAAAAASESEETTTDESKASTAAKSKSAESKPAKTATGGMTIAERKAAARRAEEEHAAEDSAAADGKEDDK; this is encoded by the coding sequence GTGTCCGATATCGAAGAAAAACCACGCCCTGGTTTGCGCTTCCTGTGGCTGACGATCATCACTGTGGTCCTCGCCGCTATCATCGCCGGCGGGGTCATCTGGTCGAATGCCACGACGACTCCGAAGCTCGCGCTCGACCTCGAGGGCGGAACCTCGATCATCCTGGAGCCGCAGGTGTCCGAGGGCACGGACATCAGCAAGGAGCAGCTCGATCAGGCCGTGGCGATCATCCGCCAGCGCGTCGACTCGACCGGTGTCTCCGAAGCCGAGATCACGACGCAGGGCGACCGCAACATCGTCGTCAACCTCCCGGGCAACCCCGACGAGGAGACCCGCAACCTCGTCCGTTCATCTGCTCAGCTGGTGTTCCGCCGCGTGGCGCTGGTCGGTGACCCGCGTTCACAGGAGCAGATCCAGAAGGAACAGGAGAAGAGCGGCGAGGAATCGGGTGCCGATGACGGGCTGAGCGACGAAGAGCGCAAACGCCTCGAGGATCTCACCGGCGCCGACTCACAGGGTGACGGACAGGGAGAGGATCAGGCTCCGTCCGGCGGCGGCGATGTCGTCGAGGCCGGCGGCTCGGCGACGAAGACGGACGAGTCCACAGAGGAGACGAAGTCCTCGGAGTCGGCGAGCAAGGACGCGGAGAAGTCCGGAGAGGGCAGCGGCTCGAGCGAGGGCTCGAAGGTCACCGACTCGACACCGCGGCCTCTCTTCGATCCCGAGAAGGACGCCTCCGAATGGCAGACCGACGCAATCATCAAGGAATACACGGAGCTCGACTGCACGAACAAGAAGAATCGGACGGGCGGGCAGCAGCAGCCCTCGGACGAACCGGTCGTCTCGTGCTCCGAAGACGGACAGGCCAAGTACATCCTCGGGCCCGTCGAACTCTCCGGTGATCACCTCGCAGATGCGAACGCGGGCTATGCCGCGGGAGCCAACGGCGTGCAGACCAACAATCCTGCCGTCAACCTCTCCTTCGATTCGACCGGGCGTGAGATCTTCAAGCAGATCACCTCGGACATCACCGGCAAGCAGCAGCCGTACAACCAGTTCGCTATCGAACTCGACGGCCTGGTGCTCTCGGCTCCGTCCTCGAACGCGGTGATCACCGACGGCAACGCTCAGATCACCGGCAATTTCACTCTCGACGAGGCACAGACTCTGGCCAATCAGCTCAAGAACGGTTCGCTGCCTCTGAGCTTCCAGGTCCAGAGCGAGGACCAGATCTCTCCGACCCTGGGATCGAACTACCTCAAGATCGGCCTGCTCACCGGACTCGTCGGACTTCTGCTCGTCGTCGTGTACTCGCTGCTGCAGTACCGAGTGCTCGGCCTCGTCACCGTCTCGAGCCTCGTCGTCGCCGGTGTACTCACCTACCTGCTGCTGTTGCTGGCATCGTGGAGATACGGCTATCGACTGTCACTGGCGGGTGTCGCCGGTATCATCATCGGCATCGGCATGGCCGCGGACTCGTTCATCGTCTACTTCGAACGTGTGCGAGACGAACTGCGCAGCGGGCGCAATCTGCTCTCCGCCGTCGAGGTCGGCTGGGACCGAGCCAAGCGCACGATCTACGCCTCCAAGGCCGTGAACATGCTCGCCGCGGTCATCCTCTACATCCTGGCCGTCGGCTCGGTGCGAGGCTTCGCCTTCACCCTGGGCCTGACCGTGATCATCGACGTGCTCATCGTCTTCCTGTTCACCCACCCGATGCTGCAGTTCCTGGCACGCACGAAGTTCTTCGGCGAGGGCCACCCGATGTCGGGCATGGACCCGCGTCTGCTCGGGGTCAAACCCGCCGCATACCGCGGGGCTCTCAATCTGTCCATCGACGACCAGGACAAGTCGCCCGAAGCCAAACGGCGTGAGAAGGCGCGTCTGCGCAAGGCCGGGATGACAGCCGAGGACGGTTCCGACACCACCGCCGCGGCTGCCGCGTCCGAGTCGGAGGAGACCACGACCGACGAGTCGAAGGCGTCCACGGCCGCGAAGTCGAAGTCCGCCGAATCGAAACCGGCGAAGACCGCGACGGGCGGAATGACCATCGCCGAGCGGAAGGCCGCGGCTCGACGCGCCGAGGAAGAGCATGCCGCCGAGGACTCGGCAGCAGCCGATGGCAAGGAGGATGACAAGTGA
- the secF gene encoding protein translocase subunit SecF, with amino-acid sequence MKRFFAWGNRLHSGESSIPFVGKAKLWLSIAGVLVLLSLLVPLIFGFNFGIAFKGGSQFQVDHVTDTSAAKGEGIINEVVSGSEPRLTPTSDTAVEIETNQLTDPQMQDVRDALVSGYDVKVEDVTSTFVGPEWGQDVTSKMIRALVIFVAIALVVMALYFRTWKMSVAAIVGLFVVMIVTMGIYSATGFEVTPEAIIGFLTVLSFSLYDTVVVFDKIRENTTRFEEKRKLKFSELVNLGVNQTTVRSINTSVVSVLPIASILFIGVFLLGAGTLVDISLSLFIGTIVAAASTLFVASPLYAVLRANEPAVKAQEEAVRELRLKDGGADVPPVTHAEV; translated from the coding sequence GTGAAACGGTTCTTTGCCTGGGGCAACCGGCTGCACAGCGGCGAATCATCGATCCCCTTCGTCGGCAAGGCGAAGCTGTGGCTGAGCATCGCCGGAGTCCTCGTCCTGCTGTCTCTGCTCGTCCCGCTCATCTTCGGCTTCAACTTCGGAATCGCTTTCAAGGGCGGTTCGCAGTTCCAGGTCGACCACGTCACCGACACCTCGGCGGCCAAGGGCGAAGGGATCATCAACGAGGTGGTCTCCGGATCCGAGCCGCGCCTGACGCCGACCAGTGACACGGCCGTCGAGATCGAGACGAACCAGCTCACCGATCCGCAGATGCAGGATGTCCGCGACGCACTCGTGTCCGGATACGATGTGAAGGTCGAAGACGTCACCTCGACATTCGTCGGTCCTGAATGGGGACAGGACGTGACGTCGAAGATGATCCGTGCGCTCGTCATCTTCGTGGCGATCGCGCTCGTCGTCATGGCACTGTACTTCCGCACCTGGAAGATGTCGGTCGCGGCGATCGTCGGACTCTTCGTCGTGATGATCGTGACGATGGGCATCTACTCGGCCACCGGCTTCGAAGTCACTCCGGAAGCCATCATCGGATTCCTCACCGTGCTCAGCTTCTCGCTCTATGACACGGTGGTCGTCTTCGACAAGATCCGAGAGAACACGACGAGGTTCGAGGAGAAGCGGAAGCTCAAGTTCTCCGAACTCGTCAACCTCGGTGTGAATCAGACGACGGTGCGTTCGATCAACACGTCGGTGGTGTCCGTGCTCCCGATCGCCTCGATCCTCTTCATCGGCGTGTTCCTGCTCGGCGCGGGAACACTGGTCGATATCTCGCTGTCCCTGTTCATCGGTACTATAGTGGCAGCCGCTTCGACGCTGTTCGTCGCGAGCCCCCTCTACGCCGTCCTCCGGGCGAATGAACCGGCGGTCAAGGCACAGGAGGAGGCCGTGCGTGAACTACGCTTGAAGGACGGGGGAGCAGACGTCCCACCGGTGACTCACGCCGAAGTCTGA
- a CDS encoding DUF349 domain-containing protein, whose translation MSTPTPKPTPRPSSLPRPQAAQVVNASHIDHDAEVARAVTHGRADADGNVFVTTPEGERAVGQYPDATPEEALEYFAKKYVELAESAVLLRNRLSAGAPGREVVSAAKTLQESLPEANVVGDLKGLSATLDTLISDAEATESRQAARAQAAKLAAAEDREALVVEAETLAKQDPSKIQWKQSGARLRELFAQWKDMQRSGPRLPRAVDQELWGRFSQARNTFEHKRKEFFAELDKVNAEGRRIKEKIVAEAESLSASTDFRTVSQKYKDLMSQWKRAPRASRKDDDALWARFRAAQDVFFSARDAENAALDEEFKGNLVVKEELLKKAQALLPITDPVAAKRELRTIQDQWEDAGKVPRADISRMENGLREVERALADAEEAAWQRSNPETKARTSGALSQLDESIVDLEKKLEAAKSGGDEKTVAAAQEALDARRAWRDQLAQTAAELD comes from the coding sequence ATGTCGACCCCGACACCGAAGCCGACCCCCCGTCCGTCGTCGCTGCCGCGTCCGCAGGCGGCACAGGTGGTCAATGCCAGCCATATCGACCACGACGCCGAGGTCGCTCGCGCGGTGACTCATGGTCGTGCCGATGCGGACGGCAATGTGTTCGTCACCACTCCGGAGGGCGAGCGTGCCGTCGGTCAGTACCCGGACGCCACTCCCGAGGAGGCCCTCGAGTACTTCGCGAAGAAGTACGTCGAACTCGCCGAGAGCGCGGTCCTGCTGCGCAACCGTCTCTCCGCCGGCGCTCCCGGCCGTGAGGTCGTGTCTGCGGCGAAGACGCTGCAGGAGTCGCTGCCGGAAGCCAACGTCGTCGGAGATCTCAAGGGGCTGAGCGCCACTCTCGACACACTCATCTCCGATGCCGAGGCCACAGAGTCCCGGCAGGCTGCCCGGGCCCAGGCCGCCAAGCTGGCAGCCGCCGAGGACCGTGAGGCTCTCGTCGTCGAGGCCGAGACCCTGGCCAAGCAGGATCCGTCGAAGATCCAGTGGAAGCAGTCGGGCGCGCGTCTGCGTGAGCTCTTCGCCCAGTGGAAGGACATGCAGCGCAGCGGACCCCGTCTGCCGCGTGCCGTCGATCAGGAGCTCTGGGGCCGGTTCTCCCAGGCCCGGAACACCTTCGAACACAAGCGCAAAGAGTTCTTCGCCGAACTCGACAAGGTCAATGCCGAAGGCAGAAGGATCAAGGAGAAGATCGTCGCCGAGGCGGAATCGCTGTCGGCCTCGACCGATTTCCGCACCGTGTCCCAGAAGTACAAAGACCTGATGAGCCAGTGGAAGCGCGCCCCGCGTGCCTCCCGGAAGGACGATGATGCGCTGTGGGCCCGGTTCCGTGCAGCACAGGACGTGTTCTTCTCCGCCCGTGATGCGGAGAATGCCGCTCTGGACGAGGAGTTCAAGGGAAACCTCGTCGTCAAGGAAGAGCTGCTGAAGAAGGCTCAGGCGCTGCTGCCGATCACCGACCCGGTGGCGGCCAAGCGCGAGCTGCGCACCATCCAGGACCAGTGGGAGGACGCCGGCAAGGTCCCTCGCGCCGATATCTCCCGGATGGAGAACGGACTGCGCGAAGTCGAACGCGCGCTCGCCGATGCCGAGGAAGCCGCGTGGCAGCGCAGCAACCCGGAGACGAAGGCCCGCACCTCGGGTGCGCTGAGTCAGCTCGACGAGTCGATCGTCGATCTCGAGAAGAAGCTCGAGGCCGCGAAGTCCGGCGGCGATGAGAAGACCGTCGCCGCGGCGCAGGAAGCTCTCGACGCTCGCCGCGCCTGGCGGGATCAGCTCGCCCAGACAGCCGCAGAACTCGACTGA
- a CDS encoding MBL fold metallo-hydrolase, with protein MDVFSTNAEFLDVNCYAVRADGSSDCILIDSGYDCAPGLEKLLSEEGLEPQGIFLTHGHPDHILGLTNVLARWNVPVHLGAADRYRLDSPATTLNPQFAAMLAPLVADWNAPAAIDISDGQSFEIAGLSVTAVSAPGHTEGSMLLRVKDGDEEVIFTGDVVFAGAIGRVDLPGGDPQAMSESLRAFATLPDVPIYPGHGPGSRVSTELATNPFF; from the coding sequence ATGGATGTGTTCTCGACCAACGCCGAATTCCTCGACGTCAACTGCTATGCCGTGCGCGCAGACGGCTCCAGCGACTGCATTCTCATCGACTCCGGATACGACTGCGCCCCGGGCCTCGAGAAGCTGCTCAGCGAAGAGGGACTCGAACCTCAGGGGATCTTCCTCACCCACGGCCACCCCGACCATATTCTGGGCCTGACCAACGTGCTCGCCCGCTGGAACGTGCCCGTCCACCTCGGTGCCGCCGACCGTTACCGCCTGGATTCACCGGCCACGACGCTCAACCCGCAGTTCGCGGCAATGCTGGCGCCGCTCGTCGCAGACTGGAACGCCCCGGCAGCCATTGACATCAGCGACGGGCAGAGCTTCGAGATCGCCGGACTCAGTGTCACGGCAGTCTCCGCGCCCGGGCATACGGAAGGTTCCATGCTGCTGCGAGTGAAGGACGGGGACGAAGAAGTCATCTTCACCGGTGACGTCGTCTTCGCCGGAGCCATCGGCCGCGTCGACCTGCCCGGGGGAGACCCCCAGGCGATGTCCGAATCCCTGCGGGCATTCGCGACACTGCCGGACGTGCCGATCTATCCTGGACACGGCCCTGGCTCTCGGGTGAGCACAGAACTCGCGACGAATCCGTTCTTCTGA
- the hisS gene encoding histidine--tRNA ligase: MAKSARLSGFPERLPAERVIEKAIIDTLEHTFALHGFSALNHRAVEPISQLAKDGEIDKEIFAVSRLHSEGAERNPLGLHFDLTVPLARYIADNANDLSFPFKAARVQPVWRGERPQAGRYREFIQADIDVIADGELPGHFEVEIPLAVADAFSRLAPLGVPGIKIVVNDRRLLEGFARGIGLTNIQAVLRCLDKYDKIGPAEVAKLLAAEAGADEEQQRLCLELAAIESDSPDFADEVRALGVDHPLLETGLESLTTLLRAAAVRAPGVVVAQLKIARGLDYYTGAVYETQLIGHEELGSVSSGGRYDSLVTVGKKNYPGVGMSIGVSRLMAFILGEESQIRATRGTPSAVVIAVTEEARRADADAVAAQLRSRDIPCEVSPSAAKFGKQIRYAERREIPFVWFTDGESGHEVKDIRSGEQTTADPDTWTPVDDDLWPRVYRS, from the coding sequence ATGGCGAAGTCAGCCCGTCTGTCCGGATTCCCGGAACGACTCCCGGCCGAACGCGTGATCGAGAAGGCCATCATCGACACGCTCGAACACACCTTCGCCCTGCACGGGTTCTCCGCCCTCAACCATCGCGCCGTCGAACCGATCAGCCAGCTGGCCAAGGACGGAGAGATCGACAAGGAGATCTTCGCTGTCTCCCGCCTTCACTCCGAAGGTGCCGAACGCAACCCGCTCGGACTCCACTTCGACCTCACGGTGCCCCTGGCCCGCTACATCGCCGACAATGCGAACGACCTGAGCTTTCCGTTCAAGGCCGCCCGCGTCCAGCCCGTCTGGCGGGGCGAACGTCCGCAGGCCGGTCGGTACCGTGAGTTCATCCAGGCCGATATCGACGTCATCGCCGATGGGGAGCTGCCCGGACACTTCGAGGTCGAGATCCCCTTGGCCGTGGCCGATGCGTTCTCCCGTCTCGCCCCGCTCGGTGTGCCCGGAATCAAGATCGTCGTCAACGACCGCAGGCTGCTCGAAGGCTTCGCCCGCGGAATCGGACTGACGAACATCCAAGCAGTGCTGCGCTGCCTCGACAAATACGACAAGATCGGCCCCGCCGAAGTGGCGAAGCTGCTGGCTGCCGAAGCGGGCGCCGATGAGGAGCAGCAGCGGCTGTGCCTGGAGCTGGCCGCCATCGAATCCGACTCCCCGGACTTCGCCGACGAGGTGCGTGCCCTCGGCGTCGACCACCCCCTGCTGGAGACCGGACTCGAATCGCTGACGACGCTGCTGCGCGCCGCAGCCGTTCGCGCACCCGGAGTCGTCGTCGCCCAGCTCAAGATCGCCCGCGGCCTCGACTACTACACCGGAGCGGTCTATGAGACCCAGTTGATCGGCCACGAAGAGCTCGGCTCCGTATCCTCCGGCGGTCGCTACGATTCGCTCGTGACCGTGGGCAAGAAGAACTATCCCGGGGTGGGCATGTCCATCGGCGTCTCCCGCCTCATGGCGTTCATCCTCGGCGAGGAATCACAGATCCGCGCCACCCGCGGGACCCCCTCGGCCGTCGTCATCGCCGTCACCGAGGAGGCCCGACGGGCTGATGCCGACGCCGTGGCCGCGCAGCTGCGGTCCCGGGACATCCCGTGCGAGGTCTCGCCGAGCGCGGCGAAATTCGGCAAGCAGATCCGCTACGCCGAACGCCGCGAGATTCCGTTCGTCTGGTTCACCGACGGTGAGTCCGGCCACGAGGTCAAGGACATCCGCTCGGGGGAGCAGACCACGGCGGATCCGGACACATGGACTCCGGTGGACGACGACCTCTGGCCCCGCGTGTACCGGAGCTGA
- a CDS encoding bifunctional (p)ppGpp synthetase/guanosine-3',5'-bis(diphosphate) 3'-pyrophosphohydrolase, giving the protein MASSADSRRPRGISRLAWWAARAQNNPGYPRVLGPMIRALQSNHPKADIDLVVRAYKVAEEAHRGQTRKSGDAYITHPIAVATILAEIGMLPVTLAAALLHDTVEDTSYSLDELTEEFGSEVAAMVDGVTKLDKLTYGQAAQSETVRKMIVAMAKDIRVLVIKLADRLHNARTWRFVPASSSTKKARETLDIFAPLAHRLGMNTIKWELEDLSFQVLHPKVYDEVVRLVADRAPEREKYLATVSEELQGELRESGIDASITGRPKHYYSIYQKMVVRGHEFADIYDLVGVRVLVESVRECYATLGIVHARWNPVPGRFKDYIAMPKYNMYQSLHTTVIGPAGKPVEIQIRTHEMDRRAEFGVAAHWKYKDLNKSSKAVTSNTARSVKVSDAGEVDDAAWLRQLLDWQREVSDPDEFLDSLRYEVNSKEVYVFTPKGEVMSLPAGATPIDFAYAVHTEVGHKTMGARVNGRLVALDTELKNGDSVEVFTSKDENAGPSRDWLGFVKSPRARSKIRQWFSKERREEAIENGREQLARAMRRHTISAASLMSQEALQVVATEMRLPDVSALYAAIGNGVSSAQHVVDLLAKEVGEDDDSVVLPPEPRNRTGQSSGHHSSSEGVIVKGVDDVLVKLARCCTPVPGDEILGFVTRGSGVSVHRVDCPNVTSLKREPERMVEVSWGEKTSGIYLVQIQVEALDRSGLLSDITKVLTETHVNILSASVGTSRARVAQSKFVFEMSDASHLDTVLSAVRKVEGVFDVYRISGG; this is encoded by the coding sequence GTGGCATCGTCGGCTGATTCGCGTCGTCCGCGAGGCATCTCCCGCTTAGCCTGGTGGGCGGCCAGGGCGCAGAACAACCCTGGCTACCCGCGAGTGCTCGGCCCGATGATCCGGGCCCTGCAGTCGAACCATCCGAAGGCGGACATCGACCTCGTCGTCCGGGCCTACAAGGTCGCCGAGGAGGCCCACCGCGGGCAGACCCGGAAGTCCGGTGACGCCTATATCACCCATCCCATCGCTGTCGCGACGATCCTCGCGGAGATCGGCATGCTGCCGGTCACCCTGGCCGCCGCACTGCTGCACGACACGGTCGAAGACACCTCGTATTCGCTCGACGAACTCACCGAGGAATTCGGTTCCGAGGTCGCAGCCATGGTCGACGGGGTGACGAAGCTCGACAAGCTCACCTACGGGCAGGCCGCGCAGTCCGAGACCGTGCGCAAGATGATCGTCGCGATGGCCAAGGACATCCGCGTCCTCGTCATCAAGCTCGCGGACCGCCTGCACAACGCGCGCACCTGGCGCTTCGTCCCGGCCTCGTCGAGCACGAAGAAGGCCCGCGAGACCCTCGACATCTTCGCCCCGTTGGCACACCGATTGGGCATGAACACGATCAAATGGGAGCTCGAAGACCTGTCCTTCCAGGTTCTCCATCCCAAGGTCTACGACGAAGTGGTCCGACTCGTCGCCGACAGGGCTCCCGAACGCGAGAAGTATCTGGCCACCGTCTCCGAGGAGCTCCAGGGTGAACTCAGGGAATCCGGGATCGACGCCTCCATCACCGGTCGGCCCAAGCACTACTACTCGATCTATCAGAAGATGGTCGTGCGCGGACACGAGTTCGCAGACATCTACGATCTCGTCGGGGTCCGCGTCCTCGTGGAATCCGTGCGCGAATGCTATGCCACCCTCGGCATCGTCCACGCCCGTTGGAACCCGGTTCCCGGGCGGTTCAAGGACTATATCGCGATGCCGAAGTACAACATGTACCAGAGCCTGCACACCACGGTGATCGGGCCGGCCGGCAAACCCGTCGAGATCCAGATCCGGACCCACGAGATGGATCGTCGCGCAGAATTCGGCGTCGCCGCTCACTGGAAGTACAAGGATCTGAATAAGTCCTCGAAGGCCGTGACCTCGAACACCGCCCGCTCTGTGAAGGTCTCCGACGCCGGAGAGGTCGACGACGCAGCCTGGCTGCGACAGCTCCTGGACTGGCAGCGCGAGGTCTCCGATCCCGACGAATTCCTCGACAGCCTCCGCTACGAGGTGAACTCGAAGGAAGTCTACGTCTTCACCCCCAAGGGCGAGGTGATGAGCCTGCCGGCGGGAGCCACCCCCATCGACTTCGCGTACGCCGTGCACACCGAGGTCGGACACAAGACGATGGGCGCGCGAGTGAACGGTCGCCTCGTCGCCTTGGACACGGAGCTGAAGAACGGGGATTCCGTCGAGGTCTTCACCTCGAAGGATGAGAATGCCGGCCCCAGCCGTGACTGGCTCGGCTTCGTCAAGAGCCCACGTGCCCGCAGCAAGATCCGCCAGTGGTTCTCGAAGGAGCGCCGCGAAGAGGCGATCGAGAACGGTCGCGAACAGCTCGCCCGTGCGATGCGCCGCCATACGATCTCCGCCGCCTCGCTGATGAGCCAGGAGGCCCTCCAGGTCGTCGCCACGGAGATGCGGCTGCCCGATGTCAGCGCCCTCTACGCCGCGATCGGCAACGGCGTCTCCTCGGCTCAGCACGTCGTCGATCTGCTGGCCAAGGAAGTCGGGGAGGACGACGACTCGGTCGTGCTGCCGCCCGAGCCGCGCAACCGGACCGGCCAGTCCTCGGGACATCATTCCTCGTCCGAAGGCGTCATCGTCAAAGGCGTCGACGATGTGCTCGTCAAGCTCGCCCGCTGCTGCACCCCGGTGCCGGGAGACGAGATCCTCGGCTTCGTCACCCGCGGTTCGGGCGTCTCCGTGCATCGCGTCGACTGCCCGAACGTCACCTCACTCAAACGGGAGCCCGAACGTATGGTCGAGGTGTCCTGGGGCGAGAAGACAAGCGGAATCTACCTCGTCCAGATCCAGGTCGAAGCCCTCGACCGTTCCGGTCTGCTCTCCGACATCACGAAGGTGCTCACCGAGACCCATGTGAACATCCTGTCGGCGTCGGTCGGCACCTCCCGGGCACGGGTGGCCCAGTCGAAGTTCGTCTTCGAGATGAGCGACGCCAGCCATCTGGACACGGTGCTCTCCGCCGTGCGCAAGGTCGAAGGGGTCTTCGACGTCTACCGGATCTCCGGCGGCTGA
- the aspS gene encoding aspartate--tRNA ligase, with translation MLRSHEAGSLRAANAGETVTLTGWVDRRRDHGGVAFIDLRDASGIVQVVVREDDAHQLRNETVVKATGTVSVRPDGNTNPNLPTGEIEVIDTTVEVLSEAAALPFQVSDHAEDSGAVGEETRLRYRYLDLRRSGPAKTIRLRSDVNKAARSVLDAHSFVEVETPTLTKSTPEGARDFLVPARLKPGSWYALPQSPQLFKQLLQVAGMERYYQIARCYRDEDFRADRQPEFTQLDIEASFVEQEDIIALAEEILTALWKLIGYDITTPIPHITYHEAMEKYGSDKPDLRFGLELHNLTEFFADTPFRVFQSPYVGSVVYPGGGSLPRRQLDGWQDWAKQRGAKGLAYVLIGEDGTLSGPVAKNISDEEKAGLAEAAGAQPGDAIFFAAGDRSMRALLGAARNEIAERTGLIKDGDWAFVWVVDAPLFESAAEAQAAGDVAVGGGQWTAVHHAFTAPKPEFLDTLEEDPGAALAYAYDIVCNGNEIGGGSIRIHRKDVQERVFSIMGISAEEAEEKFGFLLEAFKFGAPPHGGIAFGWDRIVSLLAGVDSIREVIAFPKSGGGFDPLTQAPAPITDAQRAEAGVDFEPEDDDAEA, from the coding sequence GTGCTGCGAAGCCACGAAGCCGGAAGCCTGCGAGCCGCGAACGCAGGAGAAACCGTCACCCTCACCGGGTGGGTCGATCGTCGTCGCGATCACGGAGGTGTCGCCTTCATCGATCTGCGTGACGCTTCGGGAATCGTGCAGGTCGTCGTCCGTGAGGACGATGCCCACCAGCTGCGCAACGAAACCGTCGTCAAGGCCACCGGAACCGTCTCGGTGCGCCCCGACGGCAATACGAACCCGAACCTGCCCACAGGTGAGATCGAGGTCATCGACACCACCGTCGAGGTGCTCTCCGAAGCAGCGGCCCTGCCGTTCCAGGTCTCCGACCATGCCGAGGACTCCGGTGCCGTGGGCGAAGAGACCCGGCTGCGCTACCGGTACCTCGACCTGCGCCGTTCGGGCCCGGCCAAGACGATCCGTCTGCGCTCCGATGTCAACAAGGCCGCACGATCCGTCCTCGACGCCCACAGCTTCGTCGAGGTCGAGACTCCGACCCTGACGAAGTCGACTCCGGAAGGCGCCCGCGACTTCCTCGTCCCGGCCCGCCTCAAGCCCGGCTCCTGGTACGCCCTGCCGCAGTCCCCGCAGCTGTTCAAGCAGCTGCTTCAGGTCGCCGGCATGGAACGCTACTACCAGATCGCCCGCTGCTACCGCGACGAGGACTTCCGCGCCGACCGTCAGCCCGAGTTCACCCAGCTCGACATCGAAGCCTCCTTCGTCGAGCAGGAGGACATCATCGCGCTGGCCGAAGAGATCCTCACCGCGCTGTGGAAGCTCATCGGCTACGACATCACCACGCCGATCCCGCACATCACCTACCACGAGGCGATGGAGAAGTACGGTTCGGACAAACCGGACCTGCGCTTCGGCCTCGAACTGCACAACCTCACCGAATTCTTCGCCGACACCCCGTTCCGCGTCTTCCAGTCGCCCTATGTCGGCTCCGTCGTCTACCCCGGCGGCGGCTCGCTGCCCAGGCGTCAGCTCGACGGCTGGCAGGACTGGGCCAAGCAGCGCGGGGCGAAGGGCCTAGCCTATGTGCTCATCGGCGAAGACGGCACCCTGTCCGGTCCGGTGGCCAAGAACATCTCCGATGAGGAGAAGGCGGGGCTCGCCGAGGCAGCCGGAGCGCAGCCGGGCGATGCGATCTTCTTCGCCGCCGGTGATCGCAGCATGCGTGCCCTCCTCGGTGCCGCCCGCAACGAGATCGCCGAACGCACGGGTCTGATCAAGGACGGCGACTGGGCGTTCGTGTGGGTCGTCGACGCACCCCTGTTCGAATCGGCCGCCGAGGCGCAGGCTGCCGGAGACGTCGCCGTCGGCGGCGGACAGTGGACCGCCGTCCACCACGCCTTCACCGCTCCGAAGCCCGAATTCCTCGACACGCTCGAGGAAGACCCGGGCGCGGCCCTGGCCTACGCCTACGACATCGTCTGCAACGGCAACGAGATCGGCGGCGGCTCGATCCGCATCCACCGCAAGGACGTCCAGGAACGCGTCTTTTCGATCATGGGCATCTCCGCCGAAGAGGCCGAGGAGAAGTTCGGCTTCCTTCTCGAAGCCTTCAAGTTCGGTGCACCCCCGCACGGCGGCATCGCCTTCGGCTGGGATCGCATCGTGTCCCTGCTGGCCGGCGTCGACTCGATTCGTGAAGTCATCGCCTTCCCGAAGTCCGGCGGCGGATTCGATCCGCTGACCCAGGCACCTGCCCCGATCACCGACGCCCAGCGCGCCGAGGCCGGAGTCGACTTCGAACCGGAAGACGACGACGCCGAGGCCTGA